TGGACATGTGGTTCGACCACTGCCTGGCGCGGGATTTCCCGCAGTGGAGCGCGCAGCCGCTGGCGGAATACTCCGCCGCGCTGCGCGCGCTGCTGTGGCGGCAGGACGCGCTGCTGCCGCCGGCGCTGCGGCGCTTCCGCGGCTACATGGAGACGCATGGTCTGCCGGCAACGTACACCGACGACGCCATGCTGGGCGAAGCGCTGGGCGGCATCGGCCAGCGCCTGCGCCGCGCCAACCCGCTGGCCTCGGCGCTGCCGGTGCTGCAGCAGCGGGAGGCGCAACTGCAGCAGCGCTTCGAAGCATTCTTCCCGGAATTGCGGGAGTTCGCGCGGGAGTGGGTCGAGGCGCACCTGGAGTGAGCTTGGCCTCCCTTCCCTGCGAAGCGGGAGGAAAACGAGAATGCCGCCCGGAGGCGGCTTTGGTTTTTGCTTTGGTGGAGCGCGGGCGGAGCCACGTACCCTCTCCCCAGCCCTCTCCCGAGGGGAGAGGGGGCCAACGAAAACGCCGCCCGAAGGCGGCGTTTGAAGAAAGCTTGTTGGATCAGGCCAATTACTTCGCCTGATCGGCCAGCCAGTGCACGGCGTTGGTCACCTGTTCGGTGGTGAGCGCCGGGTTGCCGCCCTTGGGTGGCATGAAGTTGCCGTCCGGGCCGTGGTAGCCGTCGGTCGCGTGCTTGACCAGGGTGTCGATGCCTTGCGCCAGACGCGGACCCCACATGCCCTTGTCGCCGGTCTTCGGCGCGCCGGCGACGCCGGTGGCGTGGCAGCTGGTGCACAGGTGGTCGTAGATCGCCTTGCCGTCGGTGGTGCCGCCATAGGCAACCTGCGAAGCGGCGGCCTTGGCGGCGGCATCCGCGGCCACCTGCATGGCGGCGCGACCGGTGTTGCCGGCGTAGACGGCGCCGTCCGGCGCGAGCCGCGCGCTGACGCGGGCCGGCTGTTTCGGGTTGGTTTCCTTCGGCTCGTGGTCGTGGATCGCCAGCGCCGCGAGGATCAGCACCACGGTCAGCACGACCAGGCCGCCGATCATGATCGAAAACTGACGCAACACGCTCTGGTCGGATTTGCTCATGGAACCGCTCACGCACGTACTCCTGTCAGAGGGCAGGACGGAACGCCGCGATGGCTGCCCGGCCTGCCTGAATAG
This genomic stretch from Rhodanobacter thiooxydans harbors:
- a CDS encoding ACP phosphodiesterase: MNHLAHALLAGDDEALRLGGLLGDFVHGPANAAPLPPRVIVGIRLHRAIDVYTDAHPEVLAARTLLPAPYRRYAGILLDMWFDHCLARDFPQWSAQPLAEYSAALRALLWRQDALLPPALRRFRGYMETHGLPATYTDDAMLGEALGGIGQRLRRANPLASALPVLQQREAQLQQRFEAFFPELREFAREWVEAHLE
- a CDS encoding c-type cytochrome produces the protein MSKSDQSVLRQFSIMIGGLVVLTVVLILAALAIHDHEPKETNPKQPARVSARLAPDGAVYAGNTGRAAMQVAADAAAKAAASQVAYGGTTDGKAIYDHLCTSCHATGVAGAPKTGDKGMWGPRLAQGIDTLVKHATDGYHGPDGNFMPPKGGNPALTTEQVTNAVHWLADQAK